The DNA sequence ATTGTTTTTCTTTGTCACATGGGCTGAAGCACAATCAGAGCTTACTGATGACACCCTCTAAAGATTAAATTAGTAATAACCTACATTTGTTACAACAATATAATCAGAAAAACACTCGACTGCTAAAAAATTCCACATCTTGATTTCCCTCATTTTGCACCAGTTCAGTTTTCCAATATGTGCACCTGAATGTCAAATATGCATAATTAGGCACAGCCTAAGACTCTAAATCTTTAACAAAAGCACTTCACCATTAGAAAGGTCCAAGGAAGCATCATTAGACCTATGTTACTTGCACTCGGATTCAGGAGTCAGAAATGGGTGCATATCCCTGTGTCTGACTTGTCAACTTTCTGAATAAAAAATACGGACATATGGATCTAAGTTTAGACATGGATGCTTGCATACGTAATGTGAGATAAAATAAACTAgaacaaagaaaaataaaattatctaggAATAGTTAATAGtctaaataaattatcaaatacAACCAAATACATCATTCGAAATTCAaccaaataactttttttatctaaatacaTGCTCTTCATCCTGAGAGAAAAGAATGCTCTAAACTATTTATGAATATGTCACTCAAAAAAGTATCGGATACATTCCATGTCTTATCCTATAAAGTGTTATGTCGACAAGGGTACGCTATGGTAAAATAAAGAGTCCGAGTATTAGAGCATTAGACACTGCTACAAATCAgaataaacaaaaattaaattcattctTTTGACTTAAATTCTGTTCTTGATTTACACTTGTTCCAGTGATGTAAACCTCTTCTTTCCTACTTGTAGTTTTATCATCTTgcatctcttctttttctttttttttcctttgggACAAACAAATATGGATGCAACCTAGTGCACACAGGTTCTGTATCTTATAACCTTGTAGTCTGGTTGTTTAGTGATAGATTTCAGATAAAGCATGTGGAGAAGAAAACCTGAACCAATCACAGGTTGGAGCTGAGAACAGAAGAGAAATAAGGCTCTAAAGACCATCTATATTCCTCAATGAAATCAAGTTTACAAAATATTTGGTATATAATTATGAATATCCCCATTCTTTCAATTTGTGTCCCCACCATACCTTATGTTTCTTCTCTAGGCACTAGGCAGTGAGTTTCTTCCAAACAGCTTCCCACCAAATGAACATGGAGTATATTCTCTGCCTTGCTCCATCCATAAGAATTACGATTTCTCCACTGAAACAGTCACTTCCTGCTTCACCATAGAGCCCGGTCCAATACTTCATGGTTGAGATTCTGGTATTCTACTAGGATTAAATTATGAACTACAATAGAGCAAGGCACATCAATTAGCACTTCACAGTTGAAAGATGCAGTGGTAGCTCTCAGAACTATCCAAAGGATATCATGCAAAATTTGCCTAGTACATGCTATCAACAATAATTTCATACATAAAGGGATGTCATAAGCAAAATAAGTTAAGCACCTCACTCCACAAAAAATCTCCATATATTTGACAGCATAGTAGAAAAACAACATGCAATAACACAGGCATCTGAAAACCACAACAAAATATGATAAACCAGCATTTACacaaaaaagacaaaaaaaagataaaaacactGAGTGTCAAATATAATGGCAGAAGTGCAAAACAATTAAGCACAAAAGTAAAAACTGCCAAATGACAAGATCACTCTGCTGCCTTCCATTAACTAGTTCACAAATATTTGCAACTCGTTCACCGTTCTTGAAAAAGTGTTCCAAATTGATAAATCATATCCAATTATAACCTCAAATAGGGGTGAAAACACATTGGTTTTACCCAATAAACCGAACCAATCTAATTCAGTTTTTCTGTTCGATTTTTCAGATAATTTAACTCAGTTTTGATTAATAATTAAAGGGAATTTCAGTTTTTTGTTTATTAAGATTTGAAAACTGCAAAAACTGAACTAACCGAGTCTATATGTGCACCCAAAAGCTGTGTCATTTTATCCATgtctataaaaacatgctttcattCATTTGTAACTTGTCTTCCATTTCTTTCACAGAGCTAAGAGTTGTTTCTCTTACCTCTTCTTCAACCTCTCCTCTATCCCACATCCACCTCATCCATGTCCATCCTCCTCCATAAACAAAGCCAATGACCCATGGACCATCACATCCACCCTCCAGGCATAATTGATTCCTCCACAAAGTTGGTGTAGCACCATAGGAGCATGGTCTTAAAAAAAGAATGTTACATTGCATAGCAACTGTTATTTATAGGTTTCTGGCCCTCACATTACTGTTACTGTTACTCCCATTATTTaagggaaaagaaaattttgttcCTATAATGGTCGTTATAACAATAACAGCCATTATTTACCATTAAGTAACGGTAAGGGACCATTATCTAACCTTTTCTCAAAACTCGATGGAAGCAACAactctcattttttttaaagtttgggAAGTTTTAAGCTGTTGTGTCTCATTTCCTCTCTCAAATTTCCATAAAAGTTAACTATCTATCACCAAAACTTCACTTCTTCTCTCTTGAGCTAAGATTCGCAACCGTCTTTCTAATTATACACATCTAAGTTATTTATCTTTGTTTTGGTGTGTTTTACTTATTTATTGAGGAAAATTATGTTTGATGCcaagtttttattattaaatttataatattgaagAAATAACCTTGCCATTTAAAGTGTTTTGAGCActtcttgctgcctaaattattattttagctTTAAGTTGATTATTGCTAATGATGTCTAACGATGATAGATATAAAAGATATTAAATCTGTGTATTTAATTGCATTCATATTATTAAACATTTCTTCATTTCATGAACTTTGCAGTTCGTTTGAAAAATTTGCATAGCAATAGACCGTAATATTACAGCCTTTATTGTTGCAGCCGTCCTTTGTCATGCAACTGGATCTGGATCTCTATGTTGTTGCATGTAGCTCAATTGCCTCACCAAGTCGCATCATCAATGTTTGATGAGATTTCGAAGGTCTAAATTTCTCAAAATGTTGACATTTCTAAGATATTGTATCAATCtcgtttatgttgttttgattgAGAATTGCTAGATTTGGTTAATTATGTTGATTCTACTTTCTGTTTGGGTAAAATTTGAGTAATTTTGTCAACTGTTGTTGTTGATACGAATATAACCATGTCAAGGTATTTAATCTATTTTGTTGGCGAAAGCTTCCTCACCTCTATAATTTATGTATTTCAATTTACATTGTTGGTAACTTGGTTTGAACACAAGTTGAGAGAAGCTTTCTTTGTATTGTCAGGTAGGAGATGGAGAGTGCTGAAATCTTGAATAGATTGATTCCAAGCCAAATTGAACCGACTTTTTATCGGTTCTTTGGTTTACTTATTACTTCAATATGGTTCTGTCTTTGAAAAACTTGCACTTTGGTTTTCATTGTTTTTGTTCGAAACCGAACCAACCTATTACATACCTCTAACCTTAATATTTTCAATCCCATGTGTATCTAAAAGAACATAGACACATTCCAATGGACCAAAGAGGCCTAAGTGAAATATACTAAAACACAAGacgaatttgaaaaaaaaaaaaagttgagttTTAATTATGTCAAATAATCCTCATACATACTGTTGATTTTCTTAATTACTAGAATGTATAAGAAACTGTACAAAAGCAACAGAAAGGACTTGGCTTGGCATGTCAAGATTTCCCATACTTTGTACAATATCCCTGCAAATGaaagaagcaaccatcaaatgCCAAGCACGAAGAAGTTTCAAATCTAAAAATTTCTCCTTTCCCCAAATGCATATTGTAGATAAAACTAAGGTGCTCACCTCAATAAGCTTTGCAATTTTAGGTTGGCAAGAAGAAAGATATTGCTTAATTGATTCGATTGTAGTTGGAATTTGATGAGGCTGCAAGGTGCAAAGAACCTTCTCAACTGTCTTCTTAACTATTTTGTTATGTGCATCCTTGCTGAGATGACCCTCACGCCAAGTCGGTCTCAACAATTCTTTAACAAAATCAACAAGAGCAGCACGAAAATGCCTCAAAGTTCTGGATTCTCCATCTGTCTTTTGCTCAACATCCATTTCATTCTTTTGCCTAACCCTATCTACCTTTAAGTCTTTTTTGCGTCTTGGCCCGTCATTTGTTTGCCTAGAATCACAGTCAATATCAATTTTGCGTTTATTTGGTACATTATTGAGATGGCTACTGCTTGAAGTATTTTCCTCCTTGGGCTTGGTCTCTTTTTGCACATTGACTGCAGAAGTTCCCCCTACCACTTTTCCAGGTGTAAAGCAATTCTGGCCCAACACATTTTCATGGAATCTACTATGAGAAGATACAGTACTTTTGTCATTATCACATTCTGGTCCAAGGATCTGACTCACTGAGTTGCCATATGTTGGTAGATGTGATGAATTAAGGTTGGATGTTACTTGACTAACAAAAGAAAACTTAAAGGGAAGTTTGTATCCTGCAGTGGGCAAGTCAATGCTATCACGAAGAGGATCATACTGGCTTCCTGGAGATGATGTCATTGTGTGAGTGATAAAAAAGGATGGCCGAAAAGGTATAGATGGTTCCCAGTCATTTGAGAAAATTTTTGCTTTATGTTCTGTATAGCACAAGGGATCCTTAGATACACTGGTTAGGGGCACATTCTCTAGCTCTGAACCAGAGCGAGGGGAAGCAGTTTGCAGTATTGGAGATGATCTAGAAGCACAAAAGTCTCTATCATTCCCCAGCAGCTTTTGAGAACCAAGAGGACTTATATTCATGGAGGAAGTCAAAGAAAATGATGGTCCTTTCCAAGCTGAGATCTGGTGAGATGGCAACATACTACTACCTGAAAAAGAACTGTCCAGATATGAACCATGCACATATTGACCTCTAATACATGCTTGATTGTCCAGACTACTCAAATAAGAAGAGGAATTCCATCCGCGGTGATTGCTTGACGTTACAGCCACTCCACTTGAAGAACATTGATGTTCAGGAAGCAATCTGCTCTGGAATGAAGGAGAGCTGCCTCTATTAATTGCAGAGGCATAGCGTCCATAATCAGAAGCAGGCCAACTTTGTCTAAGATTCTCCTTTCCTAAATCCTTTAAGGAGGAAGAAACCCCAAGATCACCTTTTGATGAAGGAAATTGCTGGGTGTCAGGGTGGAGGTGGACTCCTCGGGACAAGTCCTCTCTTGGAAGTGATGAAGATTTTTGTTGTTCATCCAACTGATGAAATAATTGGCTTTCTCCATTTTCAAATGGCAAGATTTTTTCTGAAGAGAAACGACTAGGAAAGGCAGAACCATTT is a window from the Manihot esculenta cultivar AM560-2 chromosome 16, M.esculenta_v8, whole genome shotgun sequence genome containing:
- the LOC110603718 gene encoding protein FRIGIDA-ESSENTIAL 1 is translated as MPPSSSTAARTAEYNDDHSPPSSDSPAEISDSDLDNREQEEPEIEVEEQEEVHNGNVDEEDMEEEEEYEEIEVEEEEEIEEEIEVEEEEEEEEEEEEEEEEEEEEEEEVVEVEEEEEEEEEDDDDDDDDKLDSSKESNVELNDVGQHKEVEGQLVLSSTLGRSELGLQSNSHIQDSISNPKLSGPLDESLTFQEKVHVNYEDSECCKSGDCLLTTGGNESQQFAVEKDVEAFVKKNSQELSKHNGDCKVHLCNDKSISDETTSPSIARNEVSNALAIKDCLSMDTNGILDSEVEVKPMEMQPEDKEQTASRFSRVVTSEIRAQSPSPSAEFKDWNKRPAVICNFFAKGWCIRGSSCRFLHINNKADNAKEQLEGDAAVSHLSKGDQFDEGLKNIMEKPKLSGFPDLVASSIGNGSAFPSRFSSEKILPFENGESQLFHQLDEQQKSSSLPREDLSRGVHLHPDTQQFPSSKGDLGVSSSLKDLGKENLRQSWPASDYGRYASAINRGSSPSFQSRLLPEHQCSSSGVAVTSSNHRGWNSSSYLSSLDNQACIRGQYVHGSYLDSSFSGSSMLPSHQISAWKGPSFSLTSSMNISPLGSQKLLGNDRDFCASRSSPILQTASPRSGSELENVPLTSVSKDPLCYTEHKAKIFSNDWEPSIPFRPSFFITHTMTSSPGSQYDPLRDSIDLPTAGYKLPFKFSFVSQVTSNLNSSHLPTYGNSVSQILGPECDNDKSTVSSHSRFHENVLGQNCFTPGKVVGGTSAVNVQKETKPKEENTSSSSHLNNVPNKRKIDIDCDSRQTNDGPRRKKDLKVDRVRQKNEMDVEQKTDGESRTLRHFRAALVDFVKELLRPTWREGHLSKDAHNKIVKKTVEKVLCTLQPHQIPTTIESIKQYLSSCQPKIAKLIEGYCTKYGKS